In Streptomyces sp. NBC_00306, a single genomic region encodes these proteins:
- a CDS encoding succinate dehydrogenase hydrophobic membrane anchor subunit has protein sequence MSADTSSTIGPVEGESLYSADNPAPYIEAPRRRTGRTPSSTRGNFEMAAWLFMRLSGVVLVVLVIGHLLIQLVLDGGVSKIGFAFVAGRWASPFWQVWDLLMLWLAMLHGANGLRTVINDYAERPNTRLWLKGLLYTATVFTILLGTLVIFTFDPNIR, from the coding sequence ATGTCCGCTGACACCTCTTCCACGATCGGCCCCGTCGAGGGCGAGAGCCTCTACAGCGCCGACAACCCGGCGCCGTACATCGAGGCGCCGCGCCGGCGCACGGGCCGCACCCCCAGCTCCACCCGCGGCAACTTCGAGATGGCCGCCTGGCTCTTCATGCGTCTGTCCGGCGTCGTGCTGGTCGTCCTGGTCATCGGCCACCTCCTGATCCAGCTGGTGCTGGACGGCGGCGTCTCCAAGATCGGCTTCGCCTTCGTGGCCGGCCGCTGGGCGTCCCCGTTCTGGCAGGTCTGGGATCTGCTGATGCTGTGGCTCGCCATGCTGCACGGCGCAAACGGTCTGCGTACTGTCATCAATGACTACGCCGAACGCCCGAACACGCGTCTGTGGCTCAAGGGCCTGCTGTACACCGCCACGGTGTTCACCATCCTTCTGGGCACGCTGGTGATCTTCACCTTCGACCCGAACATCCGCTAA
- a CDS encoding 2-oxo-4-hydroxy-4-carboxy-5-ureidoimidazoline decarboxylase, with amino-acid sequence MSSESHAGLPKRPPTLHHTLGALAPSAIRSPLPGQRSGTPGLEHFNTAPESAAVATLLACCASRRWAQRMAAHRPYPDLASLLAAADEAGYDLRPSDVTEALADECSAGLHPGAPQAAHTALAAGHAAYESRFGHAFVICLDAYGPDEYLDHLLAGIRTRLTHEPDEERAVAAEELRGLARSRLTHVVANHPESDVAGASR; translated from the coding sequence CTGTCCAGCGAATCCCACGCCGGCCTCCCGAAGCGACCGCCGACACTCCACCACACTCTTGGCGCGCTCGCCCCTTCTGCCATACGGTCCCCGCTGCCCGGCCAACGGAGCGGCACACCCGGCCTGGAGCACTTCAACACCGCGCCCGAGAGCGCCGCCGTCGCCACCCTGCTCGCCTGCTGCGCCAGTCGGCGCTGGGCCCAGCGGATGGCCGCCCACCGCCCCTACCCCGACCTGGCGTCCCTGCTCGCCGCGGCCGACGAGGCCGGCTACGACCTGCGGCCCTCCGACGTCACCGAAGCTCTCGCCGACGAGTGCTCCGCCGGGCTGCACCCGGGGGCGCCCCAGGCCGCGCACACCGCGCTGGCCGCGGGCCACGCCGCGTACGAGAGCCGTTTCGGCCACGCCTTCGTGATCTGTCTCGACGCCTACGGTCCCGACGAGTACCTGGACCACCTGCTGGCCGGGATCCGCACCCGTCTGACGCACGAACCGGACGAGGAGCGGGCCGTCGCCGCGGAGGAGCTGCGAGGCCTCGCGCGCTCCCGACTGACACATGTAGTGGCCAACCATCCTGAATCAGACGTCGCAGGGGCTTCCCGGTAG
- the sdhC gene encoding succinate dehydrogenase, cytochrome b556 subunit, with protein MPAGTLYRGREGMWSWVAHRVTGVLIFFFLFVHVLDTALVRVSPEAYDDVVATYKTPIVALLEYGLVAAILFHALNGLRVIAVDFWSKGPRYQKQMLWSVMAIWFVLMVGALYPVLGHAVREVFGS; from the coding sequence GTGCCGGCTGGAACGCTGTACCGCGGCCGGGAAGGAATGTGGTCATGGGTGGCTCATCGAGTCACCGGCGTCCTCATCTTCTTCTTCCTGTTCGTACACGTGCTGGACACCGCTCTCGTCCGCGTCTCGCCCGAGGCGTACGACGACGTGGTTGCCACGTACAAGACGCCTATCGTCGCGCTGCTCGAATACGGCCTCGTGGCCGCGATTCTCTTCCATGCGCTGAACGGGCTGCGTGTCATCGCCGTGGACTTCTGGTCCAAGGGCCCGCGCTACCAGAAGCAGATGCTCTGGAGCGTGATGGCCATCTGGTTCGTGCTGATGGTGGGTGCCCTGTACCCGGTGCTCGGCCACGCCGTTCGTGAAGTCTTCGGGAGCTGA